From Salvia splendens isolate huo1 chromosome 3, SspV2, whole genome shotgun sequence, a single genomic window includes:
- the LOC121794490 gene encoding kiwellin-1-like, with protein MMNLKKVAFFALLIVLAAQALEGRLQSCNPSGKIRGKKPPPGQCNQENDSDCCKQGKLYTTYKCSPPVSGSTKAVLTINSFNKGGDGGGPSECDNQYHSDDTPVVALSTGWYSGGSRCLNNVTISGNGRSVTAMVVDECDSTMGCDEDHDYQPPCPNNIVDASKAVWKALGVPQSKWGGLDITWSDA; from the coding sequence ATGATGAACCTCAAGAAAGTAGCCTTCTTTGCTTTGCTAATCGTCCTCGCTGCTCAGGCGTTGGAGGGCAGACTTCAATCTTGCAACCCGAGTGGCAAAATCAGAGGAAAGAAACCACCTCCGGGGCAATGCAACCAGGAAAACGACTCCGATTGCTGTAAACAAGGGAAGCTCTACACCACTTACAAATGCTCTCCCCCCGTCTCTGGAAGCACAAAAGCCGTTCTCACCATCAACAGCTTCAACAAGGGTGGAGACGGAGGCGGCCCATCAGAGTGTGACAATCAGTACCACTCTGATGACACTCCAGTCGTTGCGCTATCAACTGGATGGTACAGCGGAGGGAGCAGATGCCTAAACAACGTAACTATAAGTGGCAATGGCAGGAGTGTGACAGCAATGGTGGTGGATGAGTGTGATTCCACCATGGGATGTGACGAAGATCACGACTATCAGCCTCCGTGTCCTAACAACATCGTCGATGCCTCAAAGGCTGTCTGGAAAGCCTTGGGGGTTCCTCAAAGCAAATGGGGCGGCTTGGATATCACATGGTCTGATGCTTAG
- the LOC121797263 gene encoding UDP-glycosyltransferase 73C2-like — translation MAAEIHVVLFPMVAPGHMNPIIDIAKLLARRGLIVSFITTPANAARISFTISPALQIHLIQIPFPAAEAGLPDACENMDSLPSLETSYKFIIAFDMMQNDVVRAFEQLQPPPSCLISDMGLPWTAQLAEQFNIPRIVFHGTSCTSLLVSHHKKAVHAEAPDVEDAKSTVMKKVWEQVRAAEKTSYGVVVNSFEGLEAESVKEYSEAKGGRVWCIGPVSLCNVETSDMEKRGNISAVDVRDCMQWLDLHEPGSVIYAALGSLARPTPEQMMELALALEETNRPFIWGLGGASSPALEGLFVESGFAQRTRDRGLLIRGWAPQLMILSHPAVGGFLTHCGWNSTLEGIAAGVPLATWPFVGDQFTNEKLVVEILGIGVSVGNKVRVMWGEEEKAGVFVAKDAIKRALVVLMEEGAEMRTRAGELRDKAKMAVAQGGSSYLGLTLLIEEIKARF, via the coding sequence ATGGCTGCTGAAATCCACGTTGTGTTGTTCCCAATGGTGGCCCCCGGCCACATGAATCCCATCATCGACATCGCCAAACTCCTCGCCCGCCGCGGCCTCATCGTCTCCTTCATCACCACCCCAGCTAACGCCGCCCGGATCAGTTTCACCATCTCACCCGCTCTGCAAATCCATCTCATCCAAATCCCTTTCCCCGCCGCCGAAGCCGGACTACCCGACGCCTGCGAGAATATGGACTCTCTCCCATCGCTGGAGACGAGCTACAAGTTCATAATCGCATTCGACATGATGCAAAACGACGTCGTGCGCGCCTTTGAGCAGCTGCAGCCGCCCCCGAGCTGCCTCATCTCCGACATGGGCCTGCCCTGGACCGCCCAGCTCGCCGAGCAGTTCAACATCCCCAGAATAGTGTTCCACGGCACCAGCTGCACATCCCTCCTCGTTTCGCATCACAAAAAGGCCGTTCACGCTGAGGCCCCCGACGTTGAAGATGCAAAATCAACCGTGATGAAGAAAGTGTGGGAACAAGTGAGGGCGGCGGAGAAGACTTCCTACGGCGTAGTGGTGAACAGCTTCGAGGGGTTGGAGGCGGAGAGCGTGAAGGAATACAGCGAGGCGAAAGGCGGGAGAGTGTGGTGCATCGGCCCTGTTTCCTTGTGCAATGTGGAGACCTCGGACATGGAAAAGAGGGGGAACATCTCGGCCGTTGATGTGCGCGACTGCATGCAATGGCTCGATCTGCACGAGCCGGGATCCGTGATCTACGCGGCTCTAGGCTCGTTAGCGCGCCCGACGCCTGAGCAGATGATGGAGCTGGCACTCGCTCTCGAAGAGACGAATAGGCCTTTCATTTGGGGATTAGGAGGAGCTTCGTCTCCTGCATTGGAGGGATTGTTTGTGGAGAGCGGATTCGCGCAGAGGACTAGAGACAGGGGCTTGCTGATTCGTGGTTGGGCGCCCCAGCTCATGATCCTATCACACCCCGCGGTTGGGGGATTCTTGACGCACTGTGGATGGAACTCGACGCTAGAAGGGATAGCGGCGGGGGTGCCGCTTGCGACATGGCCATTTGTGGGGGATCAGTttacaaatgagaaattggtggTGGAAATACTTGGAATTGGAGTGAGTGTGGGAAATAAAGTTCGTGTTATGTGGGGAGAGGAGGAGAAGGCTGGGGTGTTCGTGGCAAAGGATGCTATCAAGAGAGCTTTGGTGGTGTTGATGGAGGAAGGTGCAGAAATGAGAACAAGGGCAGGAGAGCTCAGGGACAAGGCCAAAATGGCAGTTGCACAAGGAGGTTCTTCTTATTTAGGACTCACTTTGCTTATTGAAGAAATTAAGGCTAGATTTTAA
- the LOC121795208 gene encoding AT-hook motif nuclear-localized protein 11-like translates to MDQRDAMTLAGSGSYYMQAESVTGLQSSPSLSPMSNAAVHFQSNTGGSMNVSSLPLDTSSAMSAHGVSVGPHAMQQQGEPVRRKRGRPRKYGHDGVVSLGLSPSISNPTPMTRATQKWRGRPPGVGRKQQLSPLGGSAFSGAGTMTPHIINVAVGEDIKRKVISLLQGRRGIVILSGVGSISAANIKISNSSGSVTYEGHFDMVNLSGSYINDIDGPHGPTGGLNVTFAGPDGRLIGGPVEGLLIAGSPVQVIAGSMVAFTSKPKNKTPENLEPSGDPHRSTLGSSINPANVSQNLNQMHAWANSR, encoded by the exons ATGGATCAAAGGGATGCTATGACATTAGCAGGCTCGGGTTCGTATTACATGCAGGCCGAGTCTGTCACGGGGCTGCAGAGCTCACCTAGCTTGAGTCCAATGTCCAATGCTGCCGTGCACTTCCAATCCAACACCGGTGGCAGCATGAATGTCTCGTCTTTACCTTTAGATACGTCATCAGCAATGTCTGCTCATGGAGTTAGTGTAGGCCCACATGCTATGCAGCAACAAGGTGAACCCGTACGCAGGAAACGTGGAAGGCCACGCAAGTATGGCCATGATGGTGTAGTTTCACTAGGACTGTCACCCTCTATTTCTAATCCTACACCAATGACAAGAGCAACTCAAAAGTGGAGAGGGAGACCACCGGGGGTTGGACGTAAGCAACAGCTCTCTCCTCTAG GTGGATCTGCTTTCAGTGGAGCTGGAACAATGACTCCACATATCATCAACGTTGCAGTTGGAGAA GATATCAAAAGAAAGGTAATATCTCTTCTACAGGGACGTAGAGGCATAGTTATCTTGTCGGGTGTTGGTTCCATCTCTGCGGCAAATATCAAGATTTCAAATTCTAGTGGAAGTGTCACGTACGAG GGGCATTTTGATATGGTAAATCTATCAGGCTCTTACATCAACGACATTGATGGTCCTCACGGTCCGACTGGTGGTCTTAATGTCACGTTTGCTGGTCCTGATGGCCGTCTCATAGGCGGCCCAGTCGAGGGACTCCTCATTGCTGGCAGCCCTGTTCAG GTGATTGCTGGAAGCATGGTTGCTTTCACTTCTAAGCCCAAAAACAAGACGCCCGAAAATCTGGAACCTTCTGGAGACCCTCATCGTAGCACACTTGGAAGCTCGATAAATCCAGCCAATGTTAGTCAGAATCTCAACCAGATGCACGCATGGGCGAATTCAAGATGA
- the LOC121795256 gene encoding kiwellin-1-like, whose amino-acid sequence MRNWSLGALFLALIFSPHWLEARHQTCRPSGKVKGKKPPPDYCNEEEDICCIKGKYYTTYKCSPPVSAATKAYLYITGFEKGGDGYKPSKCEHKYYSDDTPVVSLPTGWYSGGRRCLNNITISGNGRSVEAMVVDECDSSKGCDADSDYLPPCSNNVIGASSAVWRALKVPVQDWGELDITLLHA is encoded by the coding sequence ATGAGGAACTGGAGCTTGGGAGCACTTTTTCTTGCACTAATATTCTCCCCTCACTGGTTAGAAGCTCGGCATCAAACCTGCAGGCCGAGTGGCAAAGTGAAGGGAAAGAAGCCGCCTCCAGATTACTGCAACGAAGAGGAGGACATCTGCTGCATAAAGGGGAAATACTACACTACTTACAAGTGTTCTCCACCAGTGTCTGCAGCCACAAAGGCATATCTCTACATCACCGGTTTTGAGAAAGGCGGAGATGGATACAAGCCGTCAAAATGCGAGCACAAGTACTACTCAGACGACACACCAGTTGTATCTCTGCCTACCGGATGGTACAGTGGAGGGAGAAGGTGCCTGAACAACATCACAATAAGTGGTAATGGGCGGAGCGTGGAGGCTATGGTGGTTGACGAGTGTGATTCCTCAAAGGGATGTGATGCAGACAGCGACTATCTCCCTCCCTGCTCCAACAACGTTATTGGCGCGTCTTCTGCTGTCTGGAGAGCGTTGAAGGTGCCCGTGCAGGACTGGGGTGAACTCGACATCACcttgttgcatgcatga
- the LOC121796648 gene encoding probable ubiquitin-like-specific protease 2A: MFEIYIENMWRKLSEEENNEFTYLDSLWFSLHAKGPHNSKVLSWIKRKDIFSKKYVFVPIVQLGHWFLLIFCHFGENSEAKCTFEVARIWNQKDMYSCFFHLPFLYRFVFDIFKTEERPENKELIRKLPLLSPKVPQQKNSEECGIFVLYYIYKFLKSAYGNVSFSTGCTHFMKENWFTHEDVERFTKSLNPIICDV, translated from the exons ATGTTTGAAATCTACATAGA GAATATGTGGAGAAAGCTCTCAGAAGAGGAGAACAATGAGTTTACTTATCTTGACTCTTTGTGGTTTTCCTTGCATGCTAAAGGGCCTCACAATTCAAAAGTGTTGAGTTGGATCAAAAGAAAGGATATATTCTCGAAAAAATATGTATTTGTTCCAATTGTTCAGTT GGGTCATTGgtttcttttgattttctgCCACTTTGGTGAAAATTCAGAGGCAAAATGCACATTCGAAGTAGCTAGAATCTGGAATCAGAAA GATATGTACTCATGCTTTTTTCATCTCCCTTTTCTCTACAGATTCGTCTTTGACATATTTAAAACAGAAGAACGGCCGGAGAATAAGGAACTAATTAGGAAACTCCCGCTTTTAAGTCCTAAG GTGCCACAACAGAAAAACAGCGAGGAGTGTGGAATTTTTGTGCTCTACTACATATATAAATTCCTAAAGAGTGCCTATGGTAATGTTAGCTTCTCGACAGGCTGCACACACTTT ATGAAAGAGAACTGGTTTACTCACGAAGATGTGGAGCGCTTTACCAAATCACTGAACCCAATAATCTGTGATGTATAG